GTATCCCCCACCAAGCAGAGAACCAAGAAAATATCTCTCTGTTCCAAAACCCTTATACAAAGAGATGAAAGACTACTTACAGGACTTGATAGCACAAGGGTGGGTTGAAAAGTCTACCTCTTCCTACTCCTCTCCAGTCGTCTGTGTGAGAAAAAAGGATGGCACTCTCCGCTTATGTATCGACTACAGGGAGCTTAACAGGAAAACTCACCCAGATCGCCACCCCATCCCCAGAGTACAGGACATTATGGACAACCTGGGAGGGAACACCCTCTTCTCACTGCTGGACCAGGGCAAGGCATACCACCAGGGGTTCATGACCGAGGACAGTAAGCATCTAACAGCTTTTGTGACCCCCTGGGGCCTGTATGAGTGGGTCCGAATTCCGTTTGGGCTTATGAATGCACCTGCAGCATTCCAGCGCTGCATGGAAGAGTGCTTGGACGGCTTAAGGGATGAAATATGTGTGCCATATCTTGATGATGTTCTTGTGTTTAGCAGAACATTTGAGGATCATGTCAGTGATGTCAGAAGGGTGCTGCAACGACTGAGAGGGCACGGGATAAAACTGAAGCCCAGAAAGTGTGACCTGTTTAAAGCAGAAGTACGGTACCTTGGAAAAATTGTGTCTGCTGAGGGGAACCGGGTGGACCCTGCCGATACTGCTGCTGTCAGGgccctgaaaaacaaacatccagGTACTGTTGGTGAGATAAGAGCAATCTTGGGACTATTAAGTTATTACCAGCAGTATATCAAAGATTTTTCACGTATTGCCAGCCCCTTGTATGACCTGTTTAAAGCACCTGTAGAAACCGAAACACTGAACAACACAAAGAGGAAGTGGCAAACAAAACGAAACAGCAGACGAGTTCCATCCAACACACCCATTAAGTGGACTGACATGCACCAGTCAATCTTGGAACAGTTGATAGACTGTCTCACTCAGCCTCCTGTTCTAGGCTTTCCAGAGTTTTCACAGCCATTCATCATCCATACTGATGCTTCCAACCAGGGATTAGGTGCTGTATTGTACCAAAGGCAGAATGAAAAGCTTTGTGTGATTGCTTATGGCTCCCGAACTTTAACTACAGCGGAGAAAAACTACCATCTACATTCAGGAAAGTTGGAGTTCCTAGCCCTCAAGTGGGCGATCACAGAAAAATTCCGTGATTACCTGTACTATGCACCATTCTTCACCGTCTACAGTGACAACAACCCACTTACCTATGTACTGTCCACTGCCAAACTGAATGCAACAGGGTGTCGATGGGTAGCAGAACTGGCAGATTTCCACTTCACAATCAAATACCGTCCGGGTAAGGAAAACATTGACGCAGACAGTCTTTCCAGAATGCCTTTAGATATGGAAATATTCATGAAAGAGTGTTCAGAGGAAATATCACATGATGTGATTGGAGCAGCTACACAGGCAGTGGAAAGTCAGGATGAATCCAGTGCATTATGGTCCATGGGTGTCTCAGTACAATGTGCAGCAATAGCTACAGACACGCCCCTCATTCCACTAACAGCAGGACAAATCAAACATGACCAAAGGAATGACCCCACTGTCGGACCAGTGATTCAGTTCAAACTGGCAGAAAAACGACCATCAGGTCCAGAACTCAAACAACTCAGTTCACAGATCTTATGTCTCCTTAGAGAGTGGGATAAGTTGGAGATTTCTGAGGGTGGAGTGTTGTTCAGGAAAACTGCAAGCAGAAAACAGCTGGTGCTTCCAGAAGCACACAAAACTACAGTGTTAAAAGAACTTCACGATGAAATGGGTCATCAGGGTGTAGAAGGGACTACATCCCTGGTACAGGACCGGTTTTACTGGCCGTATATGCAACGGGAGATCGAGGATTATGTCATGAGAAGATGTGTGTGCCTCAAGCACAAGAAGCCAAGCCATGGGACAAGAGCACCACTGACGAACATTGTAACCACTCAACCGTTTGAACTTGTTTCAGTTGATTTCTTGCACCTTGACAAGTGTAAGGGTGGTTATGAGTATATTCTTGTAATCATTGACCATTTTACACGTTTTGCCCAGGCTTACGCCACAACTTCCAAATCAGGCAAAACAGCTGCAGACAAGATCTTTAACGACTGTGCACTGAAATTTGGCTTCCCAACAAGAATACACCATGATCAGGGTGGCGAATTTGAAAACCAACTGTTCGCTCAACTGAAAAAGTACTGTGGAGTTGCTGGGTCGAGAACCACTCCCTACCACCCCCAAGGGAACGGACAGGTAGAGCGGTTTAACCGAACACTGCTCCAGATGTTAAAGACCctcacagagagacaaaagacTAACTGGAAAGACTCACTAAACAAACTGATTTACGCGTACAATTGTACTCGCAGTGAAGTGACTGGTTTTTCACCTTTTAACTTGTTGTATGGGCGCTCTCCACGGTTGCCAGTTGATATGTTGTTCAACTTGACCTCAGAACAAGGAGACAGTAATCATCATAACTACATGGAAAAGTGGAAGCAGGGCATGGAAGAAGCGTACGAGATCACAAGACAAAATGCTCACAAAGCTGCCATGAGAAGCAAGAGACACTATGACAGTAAGGTGAAAAGCTCAGTGCTACAGCCTGGTGATCGTGTTTTAATCAGGAACATGACACCTCGTGGTGGTCCAGGAAAACTGAGAAACCACTGGGAGGATACTATCCACACAGTTGTGCGTCAAGTGAGTGAAGATATCCCTGTTTATGAACTCAGACCTGAGAAAGGAAAAGGGAGATCAAGGATTTTACATCGTAATCTTCTCCTCCCATGTGACCACTTGCCACTGGAAACCCCAGTACAGCCAcgcacaaagaaaaaaagtgtggaGAGAAATGAGGAAGCGGAGCagtcagaggaagaggaagatgatgagTATCATCTTGTGACACTTGAGCAGCAATCCAAGACATGCACACCTGAGACAGTGAATCCTGTGTGCGCTAGTACACCTGTGGAGATTGAATGCATACACCCTGAGGAAAACATAGCACCTGAACCAGAGAAAGAACAAGAAACAACAAACCAAATGGAGCACTTATTGGCGAGAGAGAACAGTTATGTGGAGGACCTACCTGTGGAGGATGCTGTTCCATTACCTGTTCCAAGTGATCTCAGCAGTGAGGAGCGTCAGCGGCCTAGACGACAACACAGACGGCCCAAGGTCTTCACATATGATAAGCTTGGCTCACCTGCATGCTACAACCTGAGGACAACACCTTGGCATACAAACTTTAAAGTGCCATGGACACTCACTGCGCCGCCATACCACTTCCAGCAGTACTATTGACATGGAAGGTAGAAACATTACACACCACTGGACTGAGTAAATGCACGTACATTACactcaaagaaagaaaaaaagggactGTTCAACACATAATTCACATTCAAATGGACTGTTGAACATGAGGAACTTTTGACTGTGGATACACTCAATATACACATTTACATGACACTGTTGCAGTCTATCATATCACACTCATGGACCTGTATTAAAGGAGAGTGTAGTTGACTTGGACATGCTGCACAAACAGAACTGTTAGCAAGGTAGCAATGGACTGTGTCGAAACAATGCGTAATAAAGGAGGTCAAACAAATgaccaaaagagaaaaaatggaCACTAGGTATTTACCCATTTCTGAATGAATGTATGAAAAGAGTTCCAGTCTGTAAAACTGCACTACTGCACTATACAAGATAACATGTAACAGGATTGTTAGTCTGAAGTGGTACTAGGGATATATTTTGATGGTATGCACTTTAACCCCTTATTTGCACTAAAGGTCAAAGGTTAGCATGTTGAGgacaacatctgttttgagggGGAGTATGTGACAGGCAAGAATAATGCAAGAATAATTAATTTTTCAggcataattcatttatttagagaaaagctaatttctttgttgtctcagttattactgtatcattttcaggacatgtcatttaatttttggATGTAAATATGCATCAACACTGGTCACTGTAGAGACTATGCAGCACATATGCAGTGAAATAGAAAGAGGAATAATGCAGATAGGTGATGcagatccttgtgtgtgtgggttgatttTGCGTTGATCTGTTGGTAATGAATTCATGTGTCCAGTGAGCTAAAAGgttcaaatacatttcataAGAGAGACTTCATGCTGTATTTGAATTAAGAACACTTAGAAACAGTTAAAAAGATAATTTAAAtggtttagagaaagttaaaaaGGTAATTACACCTTGATCACTGTGGTCCAGAAACTGAGTTCTGATGTCTAAATGTATgagttttgtttacattgcattacatttaaaatgtgactcaatacagagacgagtgaagggaagagctgcgtgtgatttattcatccttctctctcactatttcccctgtttaaggggCACAACACTAGCTGTTCAAACTAAACCAAaataagcaaacaaacaaagcctTATGTTGGAGCCTTAATGtcgttttttgtttgttttacttttatctgTGGATGtcacaattaaagggactatttgtaactttgtacgcgcataaatgtagcgggtcgtcacaaatgcgcgctcgcatatgcgcgttcgcgtatagccgctgtaccctcctcctctgcctgctctccttcactcagacagctcagctcgctccacctctagacgtgaacgcgcgttcactacacactgcagaagagttagtttagctctgagaatatctagtgaatgtacaggggacgtttgtgcagaaataactgctgcagctcctccagaccaacagaggttttccgtgtcttgtgaagtgaccgaactgtgcagagagttacgttgtcttctcgttaccgactgggtgccggtgtctcctttgctctctccggctgcgggcggagagagcagaggagacatgctgcagagccccgctgcctcagcctgcacttaggcaggaaaagccaacactaggatcagatctaaatcatgttcatggagagaccttcgtctggtcagctaacattactgccaagcagctgaaatatagagtgatattgtgcttttagctgacgtgtgtcgcctcactgttttgagcgatgctcgttcaggtatattgagagcgagcaagcgcgagcccgacgctgactttcgttgatttcacggccacaggtgtcgctgttaagaagcatttctgaaagttacaaatagtccctttaatgtatgCCTGCAGTTCTAGCACTGACCACAGGGTGTAACATGGACATGAAAGCGCATATAGGTAAGCTCTCCTGATTAGGATCAGGGGTGTGTGAGACGGAGAGCCAAACAGTTTTTGACCGTGCCCAGCCGTGCAAGGCCGTGCCGTGCCGAGCAGAGCCTTGCCATATGAAACATTGTTGAATTAGATCCCACTGAATGGAAACGGGGGAAGAACATGATGGTGAGATGTGaaagtgtaaataaatgtaactgatatAACGTTACACAGCGCACTGGACATTGATTTGTTTGTAGAGCACGCTTCCGAACAAGTTCTCCCGTCCGTCCCTCAGTGGCTTATAGATTTTGATATTTGTTTCTTAAAAGTCACTACACCTCATATTATTTATCCTACATTTATTAATCAGAGCATTCACTATAATCACTCAAAATCACACGTAGAAACAGTTGTTTACGCCTGGCTGGGGGGGTCCCGAACACCAACCGGATTATTATGGGGGATCAAGACTTGAACAGATTGAGAACCACTGTATTACATAACCAGCCATAAGTCTTAAAAACGTGCAACAGCAACCACATTTAGAGGACCGGTGCTGACATTTACTCTGAGCGGTGCTGCCAAGTTTGATGGCTTTTCACACATAGATGGCACTAAATAAAGGTTTTACATCTTGAACTCCTGGTTTACTGTACCCACTTAAACCACTGATAAGCTGTGAACTTTTCTCAGGGTTTTTATTTACTACACATTTGTTTGACCAATAATGATTGACAGCACTGCCTGAATGTTGATTTGAAATGAAAGTCATATCCAGAACTGAGGCATTACCACTGAAAACACTTTCAGAACCACACAGCACACAGTGTGAATGAACCCAAAGTGTGAATGTTCTGTTTTGGTTCCAGTTCCTCCTGCAGGGTTCCCTGCTGGTCCTGTTATTGGAGTTGTTGtaggactgctgctgctgctgctggcggtCTGCATCGCTGGACTCTTCATCTGGAGGAGGAACAATAACGGTGAGGAACAGAGATGTTTTTATTCCTctgatgaattaaaataaatacctgTGATAGTCTCGTCCTGCATATTTAGTGTGGTACTTCTGGTACCTCAATCCATTTATTTGACAAGTGATAGTGAAGcacaaaatgaaatgtgaatCATTTTCtaacattgttttctctcaTCTGTATTTCAGGGTTTCGCCCTGCTAACAGTAAGTACTATACTGTGAAATGTTTCATGTTGTTCTTTACTTCCTCTCTCCAGGTTTCCATGATATCAATTCAAATTAGGACTATCTTTAAAATCTTGGATTAAatccatcttcttttttttttcatccacttTTGAAGACTGCAGCAAGAAACGTCTCGACTCACTAAACTGTAATCAGTACTATTTACAAAACTTGTTAGATTTAGTCACTTTTTAGTGCGACATTGAGGAACCACTTTCACTTTGTCACACTGAACTTACAATAATACCACTAGCctactgttgtttttatataggCCTACACGCCATCGTGTCACAAAACGACACATAAACTGTGTATATGCTTTAGTTTAGGCAATTAAAAGAGAATATATTAATATCGTCGTCATAAACATGATAGAGGAAATCTTGACTGTTGCTAGGAGACTGAACCTCTACGGTGGGAAATCCTACCCTACTGTCCCCCAATATTATTGTTTATATGGAACAACACAATTAAATCAAAATGATATATTACAGCAATTCACATTTACTAGGTTTCCTTAATAATAATTCTATCAATTGCAAAAGAGCAAATTTCTGCTGTTAGTAGGcctacaataaataataataatgattgtaTACTGGCCATCTACATTACTCATTGATCAATGCACAACATTtcaatttaaatattatattattatatatataatatttacctaatttattgttattttaaaacaaaattgtaACTTGCAtactttgctattgtatatagcatgttattgttattctatgttcatattttatattttacaagCTTGTTGTAatagtctggtatatttataatagagtctttatattgtgtatccCATAGATATTACCTCTAGttttgatatgtatatttattgtatatttacagTCCCTGCATTGCCTgaataacctgctgctgtaacagaagaatttcccaatttgggatcaataaagtacatctatctatctatctatctatctatctatctatctatctatctatcgatctatcgatctatcgatctatctatTAGTAATGAAAATGTGTCTATAACATATTCTTTTGTAGCTCAGAGTAATTCAACATATTTTAAAACTCTCCTTTTTTGGGTAATTGACAATtaattaacccatttgtgcccaaagactacatttagtatgataaggacacatttgctctgattggtcaaaagatTTGAAAATTGGTACGGACAcactttgggcaagtatctaacagcaCAACTTTGaaagatcacatgaaaaatcacactttttacactgcatatgtgtgcatatctttgatattcaactttgtatgagttcatagataccaaatacttgattgtgccctttctagtttctgagatacagacattttcttatcatactactgtatatctcaTCTGAAGGTACGTGACTACTGTTTATACCTAAAATATAAAGGAGTGCAAAAACAGTAggcccatgtgcccaaagactatatttagtatgataagaaaaactcacttttcagccaaacggtttgaccgattttgaaaatgtcttcaaatttgTGCTGAGGCAAGCCCAAAATTCAAAATTTCAGTcgcgggcacaaatgggttaatcaATCAACCCctcaaaaatgtttaaattcaattcaaaacCTTCTTTGTCTTGCAGTGAAACACTCCCTGAAATTTTTCCTTACTGCAACTTCTGGAGTCCCAAACTTCCCAGAGTTTATGGTTACCATGATAGTCGATGAAGTGTTGGTGGGTTACTATGACAGCAACAACAAGACCCCAGAACCCAAACATGACTGGATGAGGGAACTATTAAAGGTTGAGCCACAACAACTGGAGTGGTATTCTCAGGAGTGTTTTGATACCCAGCAGTACCTCAGAGCCAACATGGACAGCCTGAAGCAGCGCTTAAACCAAACTGgaggtacagtatgtttatgttcatatgcAACTTTTTACTGGTGAAATGTTTCCTCCCTCTGAGGTGAGACGTAGCTTACAGTATAAACACACTgagccaatgtgtgtgtgtctctgtggtgaTGATGTCATATTATCTGTTAACCCCTTAACCTCTTTAAGAGGTTGTTGCACTGAGTGatgatactgttatcatatgaaactagaaaaatctaAGGACtccattgctaccaaccatgtcatactagcttgtcgggaagatcgctaaataacgctgcaaagttacgctaaatttggcgaggaaatatTGCCATGCcgattttcaaaggagtcccttgactttacacatgcacactttatgataatcacatgcagtttttttaatgcagtataatcctgttatttccgcctattctaaaatggtgtatttgaatatttctgcatactggggtccttaaacagtcttgaattacataaattgggtttcactgtaaagcggagactcttgtggatccaatgagcccaactgcattcatgtgtgatgatgttagtccccatagtagacatttcagtgtagtgagaccattttttcactgtatgaaatgacctgtggtgacctctaggataatcacagcatcatgaaactttacagccacaaactaaagagctagagcattcagaggatggatggctttcctaactagattgacaataagggggtttctgagcagtttacacaacagaagtgctcgccatccaatcgccgaaaaatgcaattcttgcagaaatctccaaatgtcaaacgtttttgataccaaatcacagcatggctttttctgtggtgttcctcaaggtcttggtgtcttaatgtggtattttgaagagattattgatcatttttatcaatactacagcagtaaaaaatggttaaatttatcACCAAatctgtaacaaatggtatcaacccaaaaattgctgtaACAAcctatgagacataatagagcatggggatgaccattatatacttctatcataatgttctacgctcttatacactttcactatttatttaaatctattcatccatttattaatacattttaattctgatttatgactagaacaacttgacacagtgctgcatctcaaatgaatcttcaggttcccagctttcagatgatgtacaccacttctatgtgacatctactgttgactatttatctacccctgaacatcccctgtacCCCACCCCTCTAAAACAGAAGGTAGAATGGTAAAGGAGCTGGCTGTACTGAGAtgtctcttttttctgtctctgtctctctcaggtgCCCACATTTTACAGAGGATGAGCGGCTGTGAGTGGGACGATGAGACTGGAGAGGTTGTTGGTTATAATCAGTACGGTTATGATGGAGAAGACTTCCTTGTGTTGGACCTGCAGACGCTGACATGGACCGCTCCAAAACAACAGGCTTTCATCACCAAACTTCGATGGGATAATGACAAAGCTAGATTAGAATACAACAAAAACTACTTCATCCACGTATGTCCTGACTGGCTGAAGAAGTACCTACACTATGGGAGGAGCTTTCTGCAGAGAACAGGTAGGATCACATGGCAAGATGTACTGTTGTACATGGTCTCAGTACTTCTAAGGCACTGTATCATTCCAATGAACATAATATCCTGACACATCCTGGTGTCTCAGTACAGACTCATCTGTGTCTGTCCTTCTCCCCAGAGCGTCCCTCAGTGTCTCTCCTCCAGAAGACTCCCTCCTCTCCAGTCAGCTGCCTCGCTACAGGTTTCTACCCCGACAGAGCCATGATGTTctggaggagagatggagaggagatgCATGAGGACGTGGACCACGGAGAGATCCTCCCCAACCACGATGGATCCTTCCAGATGAGTGTTGAGCTGAACCTGTCATCAGTCGCACCTGAAGACTGGAGGAGGTACGACTGTGTGTTTCATCTCTCTGGTGTGGTGGACGACATCATAACCAGACTGGACAAAGCAGTGATCAGGACCAACTGGAGTAAGACTGGTATATActtgtatatttgtttatttatttgcaacAGATTCCTGTAACATTTGGTGGACAGTTAGTCTCGCAGCTAggtaaaacagaaaaacataacacataatacaaatgtaaaaataaattcttCAAAAAAGCCATATAaactcacataaaacaaagtagAGCAGTGACAGTTTGTGCCTTTACTGGAGGCAGTATTGAGATGACAGGaaacgagggagagagagatgcaacaaaggtccctggTTGCACTCAAACTGGGGACGTTGTGGTTCGTGGTCGGCGTCTTAACCCGTTAGCTACAGGAGCAAAGTTTATGATATGTTGTGTTATCTGTCTACAGTGTGACTGTCTGAGAAATTTTCGAAGTTATGGTTTATTACATCAGTGGTTGTCACGAACACCAACCTGATTATTctaaagtttgagaaccactgtatTACATAACCAGCCATTAGTCTTAAAAACGTTCACACATAGATGGCGCTAAATAAAGCTTTTATATCTTGAACTCCTGGTTTACTGTACCCACTTAAACCACTGATAAGCTGTGAACCTCtttgtcagtgtttttatttaccACACATTTGTTTGACCAATAATGATTGACAGCACTGCCTGAATGTTGAACTGAAATGAAAGTCATATCCAGAACTGAGGCATTACCACTGAAAACACTTTCAGAACCACACAGCACACAGTGTGAATGAACTCAAAGTGTGAATGTTCTGTTGTGGTTCCAGTTCCTCCTGCAGGGTTCCCTGCTGGTCCTGTTATTGGAGTTGTTGtaggactgctgctgctgctgctggcggtCTGCATCGCTGGACTCTTCATCTGGAGGAGGAACAATAACGGTGAGGAACAGAGATGTTTTTATTCCTCTGATGAATTCAAATAAATACCTGTGATAGTCTCGTCCTGCATATTTAGTGTGGTACTTCTGGTAACTCAATCCATTTATTTGACAAGTGATAGTGAAGCAcaaagtgctgttttttctttttctgctttcATAAATTCTGAAATGTGAATCATTTTCTAATATTGTTTTCTCTCATCTGTATTTCAGGGTTTCGCC
This Sebastes fasciatus isolate fSebFas1 chromosome 17, fSebFas1.pri, whole genome shotgun sequence DNA region includes the following protein-coding sequences:
- the LOC141754820 gene encoding major histocompatibility complex class I-related gene protein-like isoform X2 codes for the protein MKLLMFLLFCHVASTVKHSLKYFSTATSGVPNFPEFVAAAMVDEVLMGYCDSNIKTPELKQDWMRKLVKDEPQHLEWYSLKCFGSQQIFRASLDSLKQRLNQTGGAHILQRMSGCEWDDETGEVVGYNQYGYDGEDFLVLDLQTLTWTAPKQQAFITKLRWDNDKARLEYNKNYFIHVCPDWLKKYLHYGRSFLQRTERPSVSLLQKTPSSPVSCLATGFYPDRAMMFWRRDGEEMHEDVDHGEILPNHDGSFQMSVELNLSSVAPEDWRRYDCVFHLSGVVDDIITRLDKAVIRTNWIPPAGFPAGPVIGVVVGLLLLLLAVCIAGLFIWRRNNNGFRPANTGQ